The following are encoded together in the Onychostoma macrolepis isolate SWU-2019 chromosome 03, ASM1243209v1, whole genome shotgun sequence genome:
- the map3k14a gene encoding mitogen-activated protein kinase kinase kinase 14 isoform X2, with translation MQRILNSTVPFSHMAQRDIKALNCPSSGPASRTESKGGERDKTDQLNILWTVMYRGTADHEWTQRTEKQSIIAQAECESQDSQEFCPNGSISSQLLLGTISCSRPRKKRHKKHRRKRGEKDSRVSESVGVTRVPEQDSGECLSSSLIQVRDPVCISSSNNNSSAHSSSGLSTERVSVQETEGPSYSYPWESRRPSLTRLSSCQSYGQESEELKSPLRSETECPLAVTALRNFVTSEDRCFAYGFVKDVLREERERDEDEREESDKNEGILFKEGLQPVNFEYREGREYERCRFLKQGSFGEVYSIKDKGTGFVCAAKKVPLVSFSSEEVGSWSALQSPQVVELFGVVREGPSIILFMDLKSSSLGQLVEERGRLPEDLSLHYLQQVLGALNHLHRKRVLHLDIKADNILLSEDGKDAFLCDFGYSERLDKQGLSYCESLKGTETHMAPEMVLNEPRSSKADIWSSCCMLLHMLNGCHPWTRYYSRPLYLKIAEEPPPVREIPRDCSSFTADVIRSGLQKDPNKRASAKELFVKTAKALKEVGGLHSPAREGTYQKPLGKPENPDSAHSATPTTSHHTTFSDNSELQWMSSEQKRRVGDGERTKPDKVKQWKRTEETRNDDHSPPKSLFHIQTTSPEPQIINKTEPEPTVPEKELLKDFYVSSLSCPHSAEQQEQLLSTREYWDKKDSGRWSFGPGDDLSSGVFSYNSQQDGQSFSTDWLAPKHQPPPRCFDGVDVYIRDFDGKCFHIRETPGVKVGHVARGISDQISENVFSLQTEDGCLVPHDKEVLENSLFLRCVPAPDSSHYHQYRHNPCYTLGPDCKLPWSWRIREGVLETRD, from the exons gtgaGTCACAGGATTCACAGGAGTTCTGCCCCAATGGCAG CATCTCCTCCCAGTTGCTTCTTGGAACCATCTCTTGCAGTCGGCCCAGGAAGAAACGCCATAAGAAACATCGTCGAAAACGCGGAGAGAAGGACAGCCGAGTGAGTGAGTCCGTGGGAGTCACCAGAGTGCCAGAACAGGACAGCGGCGAGTGCCTTTCTTCATCTCTCATTCAG GTTAGAGATCCAGTGTGcatcagcagcagcaacaacaacagcagtgCGCACAGCAGCAGTGGCCTCAGCACGGAGAGGGTGTCCGTGCAGGAAACAGAGGGCCCGTCGTACTCTTATCCGTGGGAGTCCCGGCGGCCCTCCTTAACCAGACTATCCTCCTGCCAGAGCTACGGCCAAGAGAGCGAGGAGCTGAAATCTCCCCTGAGAAGTGAAACTGAATGCCCTCTGGCTGTTACAGCCCTGAGGAACTTTGTTACAAGCGAAGATCGCTGCTTTGCATACGGCTTTGTCAAAGACGTGCTGAgagaggagagggagagagatgaGGACGAAAGAGAGGAGAGCGACAAGAATGAAGGGATCCTGTTCAAAGAG GGGCTACAACCAGTCAATTTTGAATACAGGGAGGGACGGGAATATGAACGCTGTAGGTTTCTCAAGCAGGGCTCCTTCGGAGAGGTCTACAGCATCAAAGACAAAGGCACCGGCTTCGTGTGTGCCGCCAAAAAG gtgCCGTTGGTGAGTTTCAGCAGTGAGGAGGTGGGCTCGTGGAGTGCCCTGCAGTCTCCTCAGGTGGTGGAACTCTTTGGAGTGGTGCGTGAAGGTCCTTCCATAATCCTCTTCATGGACCTTAAATCCA GTTCTCTAGGACAGCTGGTGGAGGAACGAGGCCGCCTGCCAGAGGATCTGTCCCTGCACTACCTTCAGCAAGTACTGGGGGCGCTAAATCACCTGCACAGGAAGCGCGTCCTTCATCTGGACATCAAAG cgGATAATATTTTGCTGTCGGAAGATGGGAAAGATGCATTCCTGTGTGACTTTGGATACTCGGAGAGATTGGACAAACAAGGGCTCAGTTATTGTGAGA GTCTGAAAGGCACAGAAACTCATATGGCACCCGAGATGGTGCTCAATGAGCCGCGCTCTTCAAAAGCAGACATCTGGAGCAGCTGCTGTATGCTTCTGCACATGCTCAACGGCTGTCATCCTTGGACCCGCTACTATTCCCGCCCATTATACCTCAAG ATAGCAGAAGAGCCTCCGCCAGTGAGGGAAATCCCACGTGACTGCAGCTCCTTTACAGCAGATGTCATAAGATCAGGACTGCAGAAAGATCCAAACAAACGAGCCTCTGCCAAAGAACTCTTTGTTAAAACTGCTAAAGCACTTAAAGAAG TGGGGGGACTTCACAGCCCCGCCAGAGAAGGAACCTATCAGAAGCCACTGGGGAAGCCAGAGAATCCAGACTCCGCCCATTCAGCCACACCCACCACATCCCACCACACCACGTTCTCTGATAACTCTGAGCTGCAGTGGATGAGCTCAGAGCAGAAGAGGAGAGTGGGTGATGGGGAACGTACTAAGCCAGACAAGGTAAAACAGTGGAAACGAACAGAAGAGACAAGAAACGATGACCACTCTCCTCCGAAGTCACTGTTCCACATTCAAACCACTTCACCTGAGCCACAGATCATCAATAAGACCGAGCCAGAACCAACAGTGCCAGAAAAAGAGCTGTTGAAAG ATTTCTATGTGAGTAGTCTTTCCTGCCCTCATTCTGCTGAGCAACAGGAGCAGCTGCTGTCCACTAGAGAATACTGGGACAAGAAG gATTCAGGGCGTTGGTCATTCGGTCCTGGTGATGACCTTAGCTCAGGCGTGTTTTCTTACAACAGCCAACAAGATGGCCAGAGCTTCAGCACTGACTGGCTCGCCCCCAAACATCAACCCCCGCCCCGCTGCTTTGACG GGGTGGATGTTTATATTAGGGACTTTGACGGGAAATGCTTTCACATTCGGGAGACGCCTGGGGTGAAAGTAGGCCACGTTGCAAGAGGAATCAGCGATCAG ATCTCAGAGAACGTGTTCAGTCTGCAAACAGAGGATGGTTGCTTGGTGCCCCATGACAAAGAGGTCCTAGAGAACAGCCTGTTTTTGCGCTGTGTCCCGGCCCCTGACTCCAGCCACTATCATCAGTACAGACACAACCCCTGCTACACCCTCGGCCCCGACTGCAAACTGCCATGGAGCTGGAGGATCAGAGAGGGCGTGCTGGAGACTAGAGACTGA